tgatttaaaaaagttgaataactaaaatattatgaGATGAATTTTGTTATTGACGTTGTAgaaggttttatttatttataataaatccCTTCTTCTTGTAATAAAACTTTCCAAAGCCCGTCTCCTAGATGATTTGGATGGTGGGTTTTtctgtaaaaatatttttataacactaaggagtataaatataaataagaaatacAAAGTTGCGTTGAtgaaaaatgagtaaaataagaaataaatacaaGTTGACAAAAGGAAAGGAACATGTTGAATGATGTAAATAGGTAAAGTTGACGGGGTCAATGAGCAAACAttagaaagaaaagagagaaacaaTCGGCAATGGATCTTCCTTCCCTTGTCTCTGAAATTGACTTTCATTCCTACGGATAATCGCTTTGGCTTTCGATTGGTTTCGGCCTCTTTAGTCAAAACGGAAAGGACGCCAAAGCGCAACCACATTCCTCCCCCCCTTCCCCTTCTCCTTCTTTCCTCGAAAAACCCTAACCGGCCccactatttttcattttttttccaatttaagagaaaactaaaaaaaattattcagaAACAAAGTCAACCGGAGATAATTGAAAAGGAGATttcgatttttccttcttagGACTGTTTTGGTTGTTGGGTTTTTTTGGAGAGATGTCGTCGGAGATCGAGGTTGTTGAAGACGTTCAACCCTTGAAGCAATCGGATGGCGTTGTGGGGAATGGAAATGGATATTATGGGGGAGGGAACAATGGGGTTGTTGGTGGTTTCGTTGATGATGAGAGCTTGAGGAATGATGTCTACACGGTTGCTGCTTATGGGGATTTGGAGAAGCTCCAAAGGTTGGTTGAGTACGAGGGTCGCTCTCTTTCCGAGCCTGATGGCCTTGGTTACTATGCCCTCCAATGGGCTGCTTTGAATAATAGAACAGCTGCTGCTCAGTACATCATCGAGGTCTTTTATCCTTCTTTTTATGGTTGTTTTGATGGATTTTCTGAATTGCCTTTTATTGTCAGAGTTTGGAGTTGATTGTATTTATTATTCAACTGGGTTTATTTGGTATCTGGTTTATGGATTCCTTATCTTTAAAAAGTTTGCTTGATCAGGCTTTTAATGGGTTTACTGAAATGGTTTTTGGGAATCCATGCTTTTGAGCTGTGTCATGTTGGTATTGAAGTTTTCATTAGATTAAATTCGGTTGAAGTGACTggtttttgggttttctttatTTGCTAGCATGGTGGAGATATACATGCGGCAGATCACAATGGGCAGACAGCCTTGCATTGGAGTGCAGTCCGAGGTGCGATACAAGTTGCTGATATTTTACTCCAAGAGGGTGCTCGGGTGCATGCTGCTGACATCTATGGCTACCAGGTGAAATTATATGGTTCTTGTCAAATGGATTTGGGAATGTGATCAGTGATGTAAATAAATGTCTAAACAGTGCTGGCTGTTTAGACATTCTTCTCTGCTTGAAGTTGGTTTTATACCAGCATAAGCatcatttatatatgttttaggAGCAGTAGAACTCAGCAGTATATGGTTTTCATTACATCATATTGATCTTTTGAGGCttaaagaagatatatttttgCTATGCATTTTAGTCAAGACTGTTGCTGCAGATGATATTTGTTCCCTTTCTCTCCTAGTTTAGGACCTCAAAAAATGTTGAAGTGATATGCATTCTTGTTTACTCTGGCTTGCTAACCTATTAAATCCCCCTTATATTTCCTCTCTAATTTTTCTCCTTTTAGTATCGTCTCTATCATATTCTAATTTATGCAGCTGTTCTTCACTGCTGTTGGTGATAcactttcttttcccttttctcgtggttgtgtttttttttcttggtctTGAAGTTTATAATGCAAGTGTGGGCTTATGCTTCTTAAGTTGATGCACAAACTTATGCTTTCATTTTTTCTGTTTACAATTTGTTTGTGGGATGATAATGTAATACATGTACTTATTGCTCTCATTCCAACCTCCAGATGGATTCACgtttatttaatgtaatttgatGCAGGTAACACATGTTGCCACCCAGTATGGTCAGACTGCTTTCCTGTACCATATTGTTTCAAAATGGAATGCTGACCCTGACATTCCAGATTATAGTGGGAGTAGTCCTTTGCACTGGTAAGAGGAAGTTCATTTACCTTACTCTTTATTCACTTGAATGGTCCAAGATATGTCTGCATAATGTGAAGTCAGATctgttatatttatttctttgcaCTGCTTAAATATTGTAACtattttgttcatttctttCGTACAAATTGCTTGATTGCAAATGCAGTTTACAAGAATCAGATCTGTTATATTTATTCTAACTTCCTTGCAATATGTATAATACTAGGGCCGCTTATAAAGGTTTTGCCGATTGCATAcgtcttcttttatttctcgaTGCTGATAGAGGGCGTCAGGACAAAGAGGGTAATTTTCTTATTCTTAGATTTAAAGTGCCATTTCTATGTAATTTCATCTGTTAATCTAGTATAGACAATATGTACCTGTGAAATATTTAATTGCATGCATAATTTTGCTTGACTAACCATGCTTCATCTTTTAATTAGGTTGCACTCCTCTCCATTGGGCAGCTATTAAGGGTAATCTAGAAGCTTGCACTGTCTTAGTACAAGCTGGCAAGAAGGAGGACTTGATGATCACTGATAATTCTGGCCTTACACCTGCACAGCTTGCTTCTGAAAAAAATCACAGACAAGTTGCTTTTTTCCTTGTAGGTTCCATAGCATCTAGCTTGGTTAATGATTGTTCTTATGGTAacagtttaatatatatatttgtttttgtcttTAATCTTACGCAATTCAAGCCCTTTGTTGCTAATTATAACTGAATGCCTTGGGCTAAATGACAGATGTTTCTTGCTTCCTCTTCTGCCCTACGTTAAGATTGTTAACGACTGATAAGAATACAATTAAAAAGTACTTGAATTCAAACATTacataaaaggttaaaaatgtatttttaatttcttgaataCATGTTGAAATAGTTAAAGCTTTATGTATTTGGAAATCAAGCTACTTTTCTCTATGCTTAGGCTGCATTCAGGTTTTTGAACCAGGGGGCTTTCAAATAACTGGCTTTTTGTTGTCGGATATCCCAAATATTTCCTTGTATAGGCTTAGCAGGTTTTCTGGATTTGTGACGTTACCATGAGAAATATTTAGGATAGCAGTATAATAGATTTTTGCTTGTCTTGTTAGAGTCTGCTAAGAAGCTGTAAAAAATTTCATAAGTGGCATTTTGTCTCCTAGCTTTATTCTCTTTTAATTGTTAAGATgctgtaatattgtaattaaaaactCAGCTGAGTTATATCCCCAcctatttatatttcttatacACCCGTTTCTGCAGGGAAATGCTAGAAGGTTGCTTGAAAAGAGATGTGATGGGAACAGCCGTCTTGGACGCCTTTCTAAATTAAGCCTTGCCCCAGTTCTTTTGTTTATTATCTTGGTAATGCTGGTGACCTATACTCAATCTGTCATAACGGGTGTGTCTCTTGATCTCTTCTTGAAAGTTAATTGTGCCATATCATCAAGAAGTACCTATACTTGTCTCTTTATTACCAATTTATTTGTGGCTTTTGACATACGTTGCAGCATCAAATCTGCCAAAGTTGACAGCTGGTTTTGGCCTTCTGGCATGGATGGGTGTTTTCCTAGCATCTGCCGGTTTGGTTATGTTTTATAGGTGTAGCAGGTACAGTCTTTGACGtggatttattattattcttattattgttCTGAAAGTTTTTTGTCGGTGGCACtgatttcatttgttttggaCACTGCCTAGCTGTGTGTTTATTAGTTTGTTTGCCTCATTTTTCCCCTTTGGGAAAATTTCAGAGTATTGCAGCTGTCAAAAATTGTTTTTGGAATCATTGTAGGGCTGGAGATGTAATAAGGGGATTTTCTGTAACATTTGATTAGTTCCCTTTCCAGTTTGCAGAAACAATTTAAGGACAGAAATATGATATTTGATACCTTTTGATTGTTTTTTCATGCGATGGTTTCAACTATCTAGCAAATAGATCGTTGATGTTTCCTCATGTTTATTTATGTTAGAAGGTGGGGAATCTTCTTTTGAAGAGATTGGAAAGGGATGGTTTACAGTGGtagtgagttattattttattcttcagAAAGATCCTATTGACATGTTCTCAAACATTTACAATGACAGTGTCTATGATCTGTAAGATAAtacattatcaaaattgaaGTACATTTTATCATTCATTTTTTGTGTTTCCAGTTTAATTTGGGTATTCCACTATATGAGAAGCAGGCTGAGTGTATATCATGCCTAGTTGTGCTCTAAGCAGGATCTCTACTTCTCTTGCATGTATTTGCCAGTAATTAGATTTCTTGAAGAGTACTTATTTATTtccttcttaaatttctttgCAGCAAGGACCCAGGTTATATCAAGATGAATGCCCTTGATcctcaaaatatgaaagacagtGTGCGTTGTTTTTCCGTATAAAGCCTAACTggtttttgtttgatttgtcaaTCTTTAGTCTTCCTGAAATTTTGCTGTTGTCGGTCGTATGTATTTTGTTCCTTTCTATCACCGTATGAATCTTACCTTTTAAATGATTGATGTAGTTTCTCACCATACAGCATATCTATCCTTTATCTTCTGCCAGGAACGCTTATTGaagattgaaataaataatccTATTTTGCTAGCAGGCAATTGGTCTCAGCTTTGTGCAACATGCAAGGTGCTCACCTAATCTAGCTGATATTGCCTGTATGtgactcattttattatttgtttattctgaCTGTTTTGCCATTTTAATTTGTAACATCAGATTGTCAGGCCCCTTCGTGCAAAACACTGCTCCACTTGTGATCGTTGTGTTGAACAATTTGACCATCACTGCCCTTGGGTATCAAATTGTATTGGCAAGGTGCTTTGTTACTGATGAGTCAGACACATTTTTTCCCCTCatcatttttatgtttcatCAGCTTGTTCTTCAATTATACAATCAACTTAAAGGACTTCAGTGCTCTTGTACATGactttgcttttgaaaatatagacaaggttaaaatatgccataggTCCCTGTACTCTtcccaaatttataatttagtccttgtacttctATTTCCAAGAATTTAATctctctactttttagattttaaaattcaagtcaaaTTGTTAGCTCTGTTAAATTAATTGGTATgacttttgaaataaaataaaaaatacttggTAGCAATGTAACTAAGAAAATGAtgtaatgaatttgaatttaacaaaataattttagtagtgttaatctgaaaagtagaggactaaGTTTCCTAGAACTAGAAGTACAGGggctaaatttcaaatttatgaagaGTACAGGGACTTATAGACAAGTGTGGCTATGTGCCATTGCTTGTTGGTTATTATATTAAATGGCCAATTTCCTTTGtggaaagaaaaaatttgaattatttgattgagTAGGCATGGTATCTGTCGATTAACCAATTACGAATCTTGTGATGCAGAGAAACAAATGggattttttccttttccttgttTTAGAAGTTTCAGCGATGTTGAGTACTGGTGCGGTAGCTATTACAAGTATGTGGTTTAATCAGTTCCAAGTTCAAACTACATTCCATAGTTAGCAATTTTTTTCCACCCTGAAAGTCCTACAAATGCTTTCTTGTGATTTACAGGAATCGTGACAGATCCACTGGCTCCATCTCCATTTTTTCCATGGATTAACCATGCTTTTACTCATCACATTGGTGCTATAACATTTTTGATTGTGgattttttcctcttctttggTGTGGCAGCTTTAACTGTTGTACAGGCTTCTCAGGTATGATTTAAGATTTTGTGACATTTAGTTGTATTCGGTTCTTTTTGGAGTTACCTTTTATGGTTCTGACCCGAGTCCCAGGTGATAACAGAAAATTGTGTGCTTCAGTAGTACACTTACTCTCTTGGTTAGTTATGCACCGTTGAGTTTTGGGGGTAAATTTGCCGTACTAAACTAGATTAGGGCTGGTGAACATGTAGTAATGGCAAGGGGGCAGGGCAGGTTGGATTTTTGCTCGCCGTGACCCCGACCTAAAAAAAGTAGCCCACCCCGAAATTTTATAGAAAACCCAACCCAGTCTGCCCCGAGTTTTATTTCAGTTTATCTTCAAAGCATTTAGTTGATATTAGAGCTTGTCTCAATTAAGCAAACACCATTTCGAAAGCAAATCCCAATCAGCTTgcttcataaaatttcattccaaATTCAAAATCCCAGTTGACCCTCttatatattaaaagtataCGTATATTagtttaccataaatttttgaGTTGATATTGCGGCAGATTTTGCCAACACTAGTTGCTTGCTtgcaaacatatataatatatgtattttagtttCTCATAATTTGAGTTTTTATCAAGAACATTAAAGCTAGAACAGGATTAGGAGATGAGACTGCTTGAACAAAACTGGAGACTGCAATAACTTAGGGATTTAACCtaactttatatatatgcaGGGGTAATTTTGCAAATATCTCGGGGCGGGTTTACCTCAAACCCGACCCTGACCTGACTCCACc
The Gossypium raimondii isolate GPD5lz chromosome 8, ASM2569854v1, whole genome shotgun sequence DNA segment above includes these coding regions:
- the LOC105791048 gene encoding protein S-acyltransferase 24, coding for MSSEIEVVEDVQPLKQSDGVVGNGNGYYGGGNNGVVGGFVDDESLRNDVYTVAAYGDLEKLQRLVEYEGRSLSEPDGLGYYALQWAALNNRTAAAQYIIEHGGDIHAADHNGQTALHWSAVRGAIQVADILLQEGARVHAADIYGYQVTHVATQYGQTAFLYHIVSKWNADPDIPDYSGSSPLHWAAYKGFADCIRLLLFLDADRGRQDKEGCTPLHWAAIKGNLEACTVLVQAGKKEDLMITDNSGLTPAQLASEKNHRQVAFFLGNARRLLEKRCDGNSRLGRLSKLSLAPVLLFIILVMLVTYTQSVITASNLPKLTAGFGLLAWMGVFLASAGLVMFYRCSSKDPGYIKMNALDPQNMKDSERLLKIEINNPILLAGNWSQLCATCKIVRPLRAKHCSTCDRCVEQFDHHCPWVSNCIGKRNKWDFFLFLVLEVSAMLSTGAVAITRIVTDPLAPSPFFPWINHAFTHHIGAITFLIVDFFLFFGVAALTVVQASQIARNITTNEMANVMRYSYLRSATGRFRNPYDHGCRKNCSDFLINGYNEDVQISEEPAHFEGIGMVQMGRDLNLENGDLETAANRNGHIAINVNSSDANAHHHGHGHSHSHSHSHGHSRGHVHSSQCNHSKPSKPKNESVPLGLGIGLGLGHGRSNGRSVATS